A stretch of the bacterium genome encodes the following:
- the dprA gene encoding DNA-processing protein DprA — translation MSALDDRKLAFFLALYSIPGIGPARFHLLLKHFKDPEEVWNLPRQTLEKILKSKLASQFLQSREQTDPAKLLEEVKSRGIQIVTVEDKTYPKLLKQIHDCPPILFVRGSLENLGKTLAVVGSRNPTSYGREVTEILVKGLVREGFTIVSGLARGVDSLAAQTALEVGGKTVAVLGGGLSRIYPPENLPLAKRILEKGAVVSEYFPEVPSVPGNFPARNRIISGLSLGVLVTEAGAVSGTLITAGFAVEQNREVFAVPGPIYSKLAAGPAELIKQGAKLVMSVGDILEELKMNSESRMQNVQEREIKADTKEEQAILDLLEDEVVHIDEITRRTSFHSAKISSLLTTMELQGKVKSLGNGNYARNH, via the coding sequence ATGTCCGCTCTCGATGATAGAAAGCTAGCTTTTTTCCTTGCTTTGTATTCGATCCCAGGAATTGGACCCGCTCGTTTTCACCTTCTCCTCAAACACTTCAAGGATCCAGAAGAAGTCTGGAATCTTCCCAGGCAAACTTTAGAAAAAATTCTCAAATCCAAACTTGCCAGCCAATTTTTGCAGAGTAGAGAACAGACGGACCCGGCAAAGCTGTTGGAGGAGGTTAAAAGCAGGGGAATACAGATAGTTACAGTTGAAGATAAAACTTACCCAAAACTGCTAAAACAAATACATGATTGTCCGCCGATTTTGTTTGTGCGTGGCTCGCTGGAAAACCTAGGAAAAACACTTGCAGTGGTTGGTAGTAGAAACCCAACTTCCTACGGCCGAGAAGTTACAGAAATCTTGGTGAAAGGCTTGGTAAGGGAAGGGTTCACCATTGTTTCTGGTTTAGCTCGTGGTGTGGATTCGTTGGCAGCACAGACAGCTCTGGAGGTAGGAGGAAAAACTGTAGCAGTTTTGGGTGGGGGTCTGAGTCGAATTTACCCACCAGAAAACCTTCCTTTAGCAAAAAGAATTTTAGAAAAAGGCGCGGTTGTTTCGGAATACTTTCCAGAGGTACCCTCGGTTCCTGGAAATTTTCCCGCCCGTAATCGGATTATCTCAGGCTTATCTTTGGGGGTACTAGTTACCGAGGCGGGTGCAGTTTCAGGCACCTTAATTACCGCTGGTTTTGCAGTTGAGCAGAATCGAGAAGTCTTTGCTGTACCAGGGCCGATTTACTCCAAACTAGCTGCCGGTCCGGCCGAGCTGATTAAACAAGGCGCCAAACTCGTCATGAGTGTTGGGGATATTCTCGAGGAGCTGAAAATGAATTCAGAATCGAGAATGCAGAATGTACAGGAGAGGGAAATTAAAGCTGACACGAAAGAGGAGCAAGCGATTCTTGATTTGTTGGAAGATGAGGTCGTCCATATTGACGAAATCACCAGAAGAACCTCCTTCCACTCTGCGAAAATTTCTTCTTTGCTTACAACCATGGAACTTCAGGGTAAGGTTAAGTCGTTGGGGAATGGGAACTACGCACGGAACCATTGA
- a CDS encoding rod shape-determining protein yields MYLFDQLLGQISHDISIDLGTANTLVLVKGKGIIVREPTVIAQHRKTKQILAVGKEAKRMLGKTPLMINAIRPLKDGVISDLEAAEALLKYFIKKVHEGGSSGLPKIPRPRIVIGIPSGVTEVERRAVQDAAVKAGAREVFLIEEPMAAALGAKLPIEEPRGNMVVDVGGGTTEIAVISLGGMVISQSLRVAGDEMDQDIINYARSRYNLLLGERTAEEIKVNAGSTVPAKVEGKIPMRGRDLETGLPATVMINAGEVREAISGTVRTIIEAVKDTLEETPPELLGDILESGIALTGGGSLLPGFAQTLEKETKIPVRLIEDPLTSVVRGAGRVFEDRELLRTVKVSTALR; encoded by the coding sequence GTGTATTTATTTGATCAATTACTCGGACAAATTTCTCATGACATCAGTATAGACTTGGGTACGGCCAACACTTTGGTTTTGGTCAAAGGTAAAGGTATCATCGTGCGTGAACCGACGGTCATTGCCCAGCACCGTAAAACCAAGCAAATTTTGGCCGTCGGTAAAGAAGCTAAAAGAATGCTTGGGAAAACTCCGCTGATGATCAATGCCATAAGACCCCTCAAAGACGGGGTAATTTCCGATCTTGAAGCAGCTGAAGCGTTGCTTAAATATTTCATCAAAAAGGTTCATGAGGGTGGCAGCAGTGGTTTACCCAAAATTCCCCGGCCCAGAATCGTCATTGGTATTCCTTCTGGGGTGACTGAAGTCGAAAGACGGGCGGTCCAGGACGCGGCTGTCAAAGCCGGAGCGCGCGAAGTTTTTCTGATTGAAGAGCCAATGGCAGCTGCCCTTGGGGCTAAACTGCCGATCGAGGAGCCACGCGGCAATATGGTCGTTGATGTTGGCGGGGGAACGACAGAAATTGCCGTTATTTCTCTTGGGGGAATGGTCATTTCCCAGTCTTTGCGAGTCGCCGGGGATGAGATGGATCAAGATATCATCAATTACGCTCGCAGCCGTTACAATCTTTTACTTGGGGAGCGGACCGCAGAAGAAATAAAGGTTAATGCTGGCAGTACTGTGCCGGCCAAGGTTGAAGGCAAGATTCCGATGCGGGGTCGGGATTTAGAAACCGGCTTGCCTGCCACGGTGATGATCAACGCCGGAGAGGTCCGCGAAGCGATCTCAGGAACAGTTCGTACTATTATTGAGGCGGTGAAGGATACTCTGGAAGAAACCCCACCGGAACTACTTGGAGATATTTTGGAATCAGGAATTGCTTTGACGGGTGGAGGATCACTTTTACCGGGCTTTGCGCAGACCCTGGAAAAAGAAACTAAAATTCCGGTTCGACTCATTGAAGATCCTTTGACTAGTGTTGTACGGGGAGCAGGTAGAGTTTTTGAGGACCGAGAGCTTTTGCGCACGGTGAAAGTTTCTACGGCTCTGCGTTAA
- the mreC gene encoding rod shape-determining protein MreC translates to MSKLIASVSKIRLFFLILFVGLILIFLERFGALDFAKGVVSYLSTPIQLSVYRSYQNLSQSLDAVVSIGGLHARNSTLERENALLLAENIKIRSLEKENENLRAQLGSPKIGLKLKEIASVIGFGVGGNRDSLLLDQGQNQKIKKGDLVVVRNIFVGTVVEVSPRTSRVALITDPQTKIPAITQSGAVGVLAGQFGTEAHLTNVIQDDKLNEGELVLTSGEADYPKNLVLGKITSVKKVSRELFQNAKVESLLPAGELQTVFVMERK, encoded by the coding sequence ATGAGTAAACTAATTGCCTCTGTCTCCAAAATCCGTTTGTTTTTTCTGATCCTCTTCGTTGGGCTGATCCTCATTTTTCTGGAGAGGTTTGGAGCACTTGATTTTGCCAAGGGGGTAGTAAGTTACCTTTCCACCCCGATCCAGCTCTCAGTTTACCGCAGCTATCAAAATCTCTCCCAGAGTCTTGACGCGGTAGTTTCCATTGGTGGTCTGCACGCTCGCAACTCCACCCTTGAGAGAGAAAATGCCCTCTTGCTAGCCGAAAACATCAAGATCCGTTCTTTGGAAAAAGAAAACGAAAATTTGCGCGCTCAACTCGGGAGTCCCAAAATTGGCTTAAAGCTAAAAGAAATAGCTTCAGTGATCGGCTTTGGGGTTGGAGGAAATCGAGACAGTTTGCTCCTTGATCAGGGTCAAAACCAAAAAATTAAGAAAGGAGATCTTGTCGTCGTTAGAAATATTTTCGTTGGTACTGTGGTTGAGGTTTCTCCTCGAACCAGTCGAGTGGCTTTGATCACTGACCCGCAGACCAAAATTCCGGCTATTACGCAGTCCGGCGCAGTGGGTGTTTTGGCTGGTCAGTTCGGTACTGAGGCACACCTGACCAACGTGATTCAGGATGATAAATTAAACGAGGGAGAACTCGTCCTGACCTCAGGAGAGGCGGACTATCCGAAAAACTTGGTTCTGGGGAAAATCACTTCCGTCAAAAAAGTTTCCCGGGAACTTTTTCAAAATGCAAAGGTTGAGAGTTTGCTACCCGCCGGAGAATTGCAAACCGTCTTTGTCATGGAAAGAAAATGA
- the mrdA gene encoding penicillin-binding protein 2 translates to MKKDKLGPVFAENIEQAERKSRLVDNDQLKESIVWGTEKESLYTSKQISPWRVLPLYLFFLISFLALSAKAFSLQVIQGGSFLNEAEGNHVRIVTTHAPRGAILDRNGKILSQSKPGFSVVIDPQSWPENYSKEIKELAKLLKVRAGQIEKKIKASNGSDLIQIRSNIDHATAISLQAQEEKFPGVLVEINPLREYLSPKIFSPIIGYTSETSEEDLKDLSKAYQPGDKVGRVGAEAAFEDRLRGANGYDLIRVDAGGKRAGTLVHTEAVSGNDITLSIDSDLQKFIYERVKNAMKVSKGKSAAVVAMNPKTGEILSMVSFPSFDNNLFAKGLTQNEFTRLFNDPNFPLLNRALSSGFPPGSTFKLVMAAAGLETGTVSPETKFVDTGFLRLGTITFQNWLWREKHRTDGTINITRALARSNDIYFFRLGQKLGVDNIDKYAALFGLGEKTGVELPGEAAGLIPSPTWKQETKGLPWYPGETLNVSIGQGDTLVTPLQLASVTSAIANGGNLLRPTILPTKTADYQRKNFLKPKTLGVIVDGMIGNQRGDGNTGYLFHNFPIPTAGKTGSAETGLAKKIDGWYTVFAPVKNPEIVITTLVERGNAHGGEIWGPEVKKILQWWFEHR, encoded by the coding sequence ATGAAAAAAGATAAACTCGGTCCAGTCTTTGCTGAAAATATTGAGCAAGCGGAAAGAAAAAGCCGTTTGGTCGATAACGATCAACTCAAAGAGTCAATCGTTTGGGGGACAGAGAAAGAGAGCCTGTATACCAGTAAACAAATTTCTCCCTGGCGGGTTCTACCACTCTATCTCTTTTTCCTCATTTCTTTTTTGGCTTTGAGCGCCAAAGCTTTCAGTTTACAAGTAATTCAAGGTGGAAGCTTTCTCAATGAGGCTGAAGGAAATCACGTCCGGATTGTGACCACACACGCCCCTCGAGGAGCGATTCTTGACCGTAACGGAAAAATCCTGTCCCAATCCAAGCCGGGCTTTAGTGTGGTGATTGATCCCCAAAGCTGGCCAGAAAATTACTCAAAAGAAATAAAAGAGCTTGCTAAACTCTTAAAAGTGAGAGCGGGTCAAATCGAGAAAAAGATCAAAGCTAGCAATGGTAGTGATTTGATCCAGATCAGAAGTAACATTGATCACGCCACTGCGATCAGTCTCCAAGCCCAAGAAGAAAAGTTCCCTGGCGTCCTGGTGGAGATTAACCCGCTGCGTGAGTATCTTTCCCCCAAAATCTTTTCTCCGATCATTGGCTATACCTCTGAGACTTCAGAAGAGGACCTAAAAGATCTCAGCAAAGCCTATCAACCGGGCGACAAGGTGGGTAGAGTTGGGGCCGAGGCGGCATTTGAGGACAGGTTGCGAGGCGCCAATGGCTACGATTTGATTCGCGTTGACGCTGGCGGGAAGCGAGCCGGAACTTTGGTCCACACTGAGGCGGTTTCCGGAAACGACATTACTTTGAGTATTGATTCAGACTTACAAAAATTTATCTACGAGCGGGTCAAGAACGCCATGAAAGTTTCCAAAGGTAAATCGGCAGCAGTAGTAGCAATGAATCCAAAAACTGGAGAAATCTTGTCCATGGTTTCTTTCCCCAGCTTCGACAACAATCTCTTTGCCAAGGGTTTAACCCAGAACGAGTTTACTCGGCTCTTTAACGATCCGAACTTTCCTTTGCTCAACCGCGCACTGAGTTCTGGTTTTCCACCAGGGTCAACCTTTAAATTGGTCATGGCGGCGGCTGGATTGGAGACTGGGACAGTGAGCCCGGAAACAAAGTTTGTTGACACCGGCTTTCTCCGGCTAGGAACAATTACTTTTCAGAACTGGCTTTGGCGCGAAAAACACCGGACAGATGGGACAATCAACATTACTAGAGCCTTGGCCCGCTCCAACGACATTTACTTCTTCCGTCTGGGGCAGAAACTTGGGGTTGATAATATTGACAAGTACGCTGCCCTTTTTGGACTCGGAGAAAAAACTGGAGTTGAACTGCCTGGTGAAGCAGCCGGTTTGATTCCGTCGCCGACCTGGAAGCAAGAAACGAAGGGTTTGCCGTGGTATCCAGGAGAAACCCTCAATGTCTCAATTGGTCAAGGAGATACTCTAGTTACTCCATTGCAGTTGGCAAGTGTGACTTCGGCGATTGCCAACGGTGGTAATTTGCTTCGTCCCACGATACTGCCTACCAAGACCGCTGATTACCAAAGAAAAAATTTCCTCAAACCAAAAACTTTGGGAGTGATAGTAGACGGAATGATTGGTAATCAGAGAGGGGACGGGAATACTGGTTATTTGTTCCACAACTTTCCTATTCCTACGGCTGGGAAAACTGGGAGTGCTGAAACTGGGCTGGCCAAGAAGATCGATGGTTGGTACACTGTCTTTGCACCGGTGAAAAACCCAGAGATTGTCATTACTACTTTAGTGGAAAGGGGCAATGCTCACGGAGGAGAAATTTGGGGACCAGAGGTTAAAAAAATTCTGCAGTGGTGGTTTGAGCACCGTTGA
- a CDS encoding SoxR reducing system RseC family protein → MGQEWTVEKHLGLGQALIVFLVPIFFFIITLMNFYFLSPSTELFLRLLPLIFAIVAFFCFLRVVRTLRDYPEIQHFKINEEGISLQLPEKGNQERTLSWPEMREYDVLESSRSGINRIQIKTSHEDESLEVVAPSAEMNSLIAILGTKEITFGYVRSR, encoded by the coding sequence ATGGGACAAGAATGGACAGTTGAAAAGCATCTCGGTCTTGGACAAGCTCTGATTGTTTTTCTCGTTCCCATCTTCTTCTTTATTATCACTCTGATGAATTTTTATTTTCTCAGCCCCAGTACAGAACTTTTCTTGCGCTTGCTGCCTTTGATTTTTGCGATCGTTGCCTTTTTTTGTTTTCTGAGAGTGGTCAGAACCTTGCGAGATTACCCCGAAATTCAACATTTTAAAATCAACGAAGAGGGGATCAGCCTACAATTGCCGGAAAAGGGAAACCAAGAGAGAACTCTTTCTTGGCCGGAAATGCGCGAATACGATGTTCTCGAAAGCTCAAGAAGTGGGATAAATCGAATTCAAATCAAGACTAGTCATGAAGATGAAAGTCTCGAGGTTGTTGCTCCAAGCGCAGAAATGAACAGCCTTATTGCTATCCTCGGTACCAAAGAGATAACATTTGGTTATGTCCGCTCTCGATGA